The Coffea arabica cultivar ET-39 chromosome 4e, Coffea Arabica ET-39 HiFi, whole genome shotgun sequence genome includes a window with the following:
- the LOC113738577 gene encoding CBL-interacting serine/threonine-protein kinase 5-like encodes MEVQSEKSLSETYGLINGNRNIIFGKYEMGRLLGQGTFAKVYYGRNLNTSESVAIKVINKDHVKKDGMMEQIKREISVMRLVRHPNVVEIKEVMATKQKIFFIIEYVRGGELFAKIAKGKLKEEVARKYFQQLISAVDFCHSRGVSHRDLKPENLLLDDDGNLKISDFGLSALPEHLRNDGMLHTQCGTPAYVAPEVLRKKGYDGAKADIWSCGVILYALLAGCLPFRDENVVKMYRKVFKAQFEIPPWFSSDARRLVTKLLVADPEKRILIPAIMRVPWFLKGFTRPTAFTIQEPGQDNLDQKDDVNIEANLVKTKSSPPFYNAFEFISSMSSGFDLSSLFENKRKSGSLFTSKSSASVIMGKLESLAKKLNYKIVGAKEFTLKMQGVSEGRKGNLTVKAEVFEVAPEVAVVEFSKSAGDTLEYKKFCDEDVRPALKDIVWSWQGESNCQDQPH; translated from the coding sequence ATGGAGGTCCAATCAGAAAAGTCGTTATCCGAAACCTACGGCCTCATCAATGGCAACAGAAACATCATTTTTGGCAAGTACGAGATGGGCAGGCTGTTAGGCCAAGGCACCTTTGCCAAGGTTTACTATGGTAGAAACCTCAACACTTCCGAAAGCGTTGCTATTAAAGTAATCAACAAAGATCACGTCAAGAAAGACGGCATGATGGAGCAGATCAAGCGAGAAATCTCGGTAATGCGTCTGGTTCGACACCCCAACGTGGTGGAGATCAAAGAAGTCATGGCTACAAAGCAGAAAATCTTTTTCATCATCGAATATGTCAGAGGCGGCGAGCTTTTCGCCAAAATCGCTAAAGGGAAGCTCAAAGAAGAGGTggcaagaaaatattttcagcaATTAATTAGTGCTGTGGATTTTTGCCACAGTCGCGGGGTTTCGCACAGGGACCTGAAACCGGAAAATTTGCTTCTGGACGATGATGGGAATCTGAAAATTTCGGATTTCGGGCTTTCTGCTTTGCCTGAGCATTTGAGAAATGATGGGATGTTGCACACTCAATGCGGCACCCCTGCTTACGTTGCGCCGGAGGTACTGAGGAAGAAAGGCTATGATGGTGCAAAAGCTGATATTTGGTCGTGTGGGGTTATCTTGTATGCTCTGCTAGCCGGGTGTTTACCATTTCGGGATGAAAATGTCGTGAAGATGTACAGGAAGGTTTTCAAGGCCCAGTTTGAGATCCCACCTTGGTTTTCAAGTGATGCAAGGAGGTTGGTTACAAAGCTTCTAGTTGCCGATCCGGAGAAAAGGATTTTAATTCCAGCAATCATGAGAGTCCCCTGGTTCCTCAAGGGATTCACCCGGCCAACTGCCTTTACAATCCAAGAACCGGGTCAAGACAATCTTGACCAGAAGGACGACGTCAACATAGAAGCAAATTTGGTAAAAACGAAATCATCGCCGCCTTTTTATAATGCATTTGAGTTCATATCATCAATGTCATCAGGATTTGATCTATCTAGTCTatttgagaacaaaagaaaatcagGTTCACTTTTCACATCCAAGAGCTCTGCTTCAGTGATCATGGGAAAGTTGGAGTCACTGGCCAAGAAGCTCAACTACAAAATTGTTGGTGCCAAGGAATTCACCTTGAAGATGCAAGGGGTTTCCGAGGGCCGAAAAGGGAATTTAACGGTAAAGGCCGAGGTGTTCGAGGTGGCGCCGGAGGTGGCCGTGGTTGAGTTTTCTAAGTCCGCTGGTGACACACTAGAGTATAAGAAATTTTGTGATGAGGATGTTAGGCCTGCCCTCAAGGACATTGTATGGAGTTGGCAAGGTGAGAGTAATTGCCAAGACCAACCTCACTAA